TCAATTCTTTCAAGAGGAGCGATATCTTTTGTCGAACAAATTGTATCTCCAATTTCAGATTCAGCAGAACCTGCAACAATAACAATTTCTCCTGCACTAGCTGAGTCAACTTCTTTAAATCCAATTTTGTCATAAACTTGAATTGAAGAAACTTTGAAAGTCTTATTCTTCGCGTCTCTGTCACAACGTACAAAGTTTTGGTTCTTTGTGATAACACCTCGACCAATTCTACCTACAAATAATGGTCCTAAGTATTCTGAGTAAGAAAGGTTAGTTACTAGTAGTCTAAGGTCCTCTCCCTCTTCAACCTGAGGTTGTGGGTAAAAGTCAGAAACGATAAAGTCTAGGATAGGGAACATATCACTTCTTTTTTCAGCTGGGTCAAGAGTTGCCCAACCTTCTTTTGCAGAAGAATAAATAATTGGAATATCTAAATCGTAATCTTCTAGTCCTAATTGATCGGCCATTTCAAGAAATAGATCTTCAATTTCAGACTTAACTTCTTCAATTCTCTCATCTGGTCTGTCGATCTTATTAATAACAACACCAATTTTAATTCCTCTTGCAAGTGCTTTAGATAGAACGAATCTTGTTTGAGGTAGAGGACCTTCTGCAGCGTCTACTAAAAGTAGAACACCATCAACCATCATAAGAGATCTCTCAACTTCTCCACCGAAGTCGGCGTGGCCAGGAGTATCTAGAAGGTTAACTCTAAAACCCTTGTAATCGAAAGCACAGTTTTTAGCTGTAATTGTAATCCCTCTTTCTTTTTCAATGTCACCAGAATCCATTACTCTTTCAGCAACTTTTTCTCTTTCACCAAATGTTCCAGATTGTTTCAATAGCTCATCAACGAGCGTTGTTTTTCCGTGGTCAACGTGGGCGACCACAGCAATGTTTTTAAGATTAGACATACAACTTCCTATAGGTTATGATGCTTGTTGTTAATTTTTCAGTAAATTTTCATTATACTAATACTTGTTAACTGCTTTGTAACTTAAAGAATGCATTATGATTCAATTGAATAACATTTCTAAGTCTTTTGGGGGGCAAAATCTCTATGAAGACATTTCATTTACACTAGGAAGTAAGGAACGAGTAGGCCTTGTTGGTCGAAATGGTAGCGGAAAATCAACACTTTTTAAGATTATTACTGGTGAGATGGCCTATGAAGGTGGAAGCGTTAATATCCCAAAAAATTATAAGATTGGTTACCTCTCCCAGCATCTTAAGTTTGAAAAAAATACAGTCTTAGAAGAATGTATACAATCTTTAAGCGAAGAAGAGAGATTTGACCACTATAAGGCTGAAAAAATCCTCTCAGGGCTAGGCTTCTCGCAAGAAGAAATGCAAGAGAATCCTTTGAAGTTCTCGGGAGGATATCAGATTCGTATTAACCTTACAAAATGTCTCTTAGAAAACCCTAATCTTCTACTGTTAGATGAGCCTACAAACTATTTAGATATTATGTCTCTACGTTGGCTTCGAAGCTTTCTAAAGAGCTTTGAGGGAGAGGTTATCCTGATTACCCACGATAGAGACTTTATGGATGATACAGTTACTCACACTATGGGGCTAACAAGAGGTCGTTTAAAAAAGATTAAAGGTGATACCGTAAAGTTTTACGAACAACTTCTAGAAGAAGATATGCTTTATGAACAAACTCGTTCGAATCAAGAAAAGAAGAAAAAAGAGTTAATGGCCTTTGTTGATAAATTTAGAGCAAAGGCCTCTAAAGCAACTCAAGCACAGTCAAGATTAAAGCAACTTGAGAAGATGGGGAGTATGAATGAGCTTGCTAAAGAGGGGAGTATGGCCCTTTCTTTTAGACATATTCCTTGTCCTGGAAAAACTATTTGTACCGTAAAAGATGTTTCATTTGGTTATGAAGAAGAAAACCTCTTTAGTGGTGTAAATTTTGAAATAAAAAGAAATGACTGCATTGGTATCATTGGTAAAAATGGAAAAGGAAAATCGACTCTATTAAATGTTATAACAGGTGAGTTAAAAGCTAGAACTGGTGAAATTCAATATCATCCTTCAGCTAGTATTGGTCACTTTGGTCAAACAAATATTAAAAGACTTTCAGAGAATAATACAATTGTAGCAGAGGTTACTGCAACAAACCCTGAGCTGACAAATACAGAGGTGAGAAAGATTTGTGGCTCGATGATGTTTGAAGGTGATTTGGCAGATAAGAAAATAAGTGTTCTTTCCGGTGGCGAGCGCTCTAGGGTAATGCTTGGAAAAATTATTGCTCATAAGTCTAATATTCTCTTTTTGGATGAGCCTACGAACCATTTAGATATGGAGTCAGTAGAGATTCTTTGCGAAAAGCTGGAAGAGTTTCCAGGTGCTATTGTCTTAGTTACTCATAATGAAATGTTACTTCGAAGACTTGCAAACCGACTTGTCGTTTTTAGAAACTCTCAAGCGCAATTATTTGAGCAAGGGTATGATGAATTCCTAGATAAGATCGGTTGGGATGAAGACGAGTTGAGTGAATCACAAGGAGAAAACGTAGCTCCTTCGAAGAAAAATAAAAAAGAAGATAAGCGCTTAAGGGCCGAGCTTATTCAGCAACGTAGTAGAGCGACAAAGGAGCTCAAAAAGAAGATGGATAAATTAGAAGAGGGGATCTTTAGCAAGGAAGAAAAGGCCGAAGAATTAAATGAGCAGCTTATTAGTGCTAGCACTAGTGGAGACGGGAAGTTGATAAATGATATTTCTCAAAAACTAGGAGTCTTACAAAAAGTCTTAGATATGGAGTATCATGAGCTTTCTTTAGTTAGTGATGAGTTTCATGGGATTTTGGATGAGTTTGAGCAAAAACTTTCCTTTCTAGATCATTAAGTTCTTGAAATTAAAGGCTAGTTAAGAAATTAAGTTTAAAAAATTACCTTTAGAATATTTTGGTTATGTAGGAAAATATTTGCCATGAATAATGATCAAGAAAAAATACTTCTAAGCTTTGCCGAATCATTTTCACTGACTCCAAGGGAAGGTGAAATTGTTGGTCAGCTTCTTTTGCAAATGACTTCAACTAAGCAAATTTCTGACTCTCTAGGAATTAGTACTTCTACAGTAAGAAATCATTTTGAAAGTATTTTTAGAAAAACAGGCTGTGAGAATAAATGTGAAGTAGCAGTATTACTTTACAAGCAGCTGTTAACTAAGGTGCAAGACTTTAAACCTTTTGGGAGATCTCCAAAAGTTATTGTTGTTGATGATAATGAGGTAATGTGTGAGCTCTTAGCAACTAGCTTAGAACCTTATGGAATTAATATCACTGCAGTTACAGAGTCTGAAAAAGTATTAGAACTCCTTGAGGTAGATCGTTACGATTGTATTATTTCTGATATAAGAATGCCTTCAATGGATGGAGTGGAGCTATTAGAAAGAATTAGAAAGACACATCCGATTTGGCCGTTTGTTATTCTAATTTCTGGGCATCATGACTATGATATGGATGACTTACTCAATCATGGAGCAGTTGCATTCGTTCAAAAACCTTTTAAGGTTGATGAGTTATATTCTTTAATATCAGCTTACTATATTGATGATCTCGTCGAAAGAAATCGTGCCATGTTAATGGATAAAGATGTTCTCTATGATTTTAGTGAAAATACTATTGATCTATCGCAGGTTTCAGTAGGTGCAGGTGGAATTTTTATATCCTTTGATAACTCACCTGAACTAAGAAGTTCTGTTGTAGGTAATGTATATGACTTCTCTCTAAAAGTTAGTGATCAGATCAATGCTGTTCAAGTTGCAGCAGAGATTGTTTGGAAGAAAGAAGAGAATATCGATACTCCAGGAGTAGGTATCAGATTCTTAACTATGACTCCTCAAATAGACTCATATATTAAGAAGCATATTTCTAAGAATAAGATTCAAAGCTTTATTCCTAATAATTAGTGACCAGTTCACTTGGCGCTATACTTTATCGAAAATAAAAGGATTTTATCTAAAATCAGTAGTTTATGTCCGTCTTTTTTTTCCACATATAAAAATATTTAGTAACGAAGTAAAATATTTCGGAGAGACTTTTTACCTAAGAGTGAGAGAATGAAGCTAATTAATCTATTTCTGTTATTTGCGTTGATATGTTTAGCTTCATGTGAGCCTCCTGCCCAAATGAATAAGGTTCAACTTGGCGAGTGGAACTCTGACGATAAGAATGAAGGTTTGTCCGATGAAGAGTGGCAAAGAAGTATGCGTGATCTTTCTGATGGAAATAGAACTATCCCTTCATCGTCTGAAGTAACTTCTCATATTGACTCTTTCTTAACCCCTGCAAATGATTGTTATAATTATTTTAATCCAAGTGATTCGATAAGCAATCCGGCTTCTAAGGGGGCGAGAACTGTTCTTGCTTCGTTCTATCAGTCTTGTGCGGCAATTGATAATGTCATCACTTCTAGGGTAAATACTCTAAAAGGGGTTACTTCAGTTAGAGTTGCCGATGGTAAGTGTGGTGTGAAATCTAGAAGAATTAGAAAAATATATGATAGAGATGCTTTTATTAAATCTCATATTGTTTTAAGTAAGCTTGATAATGACCCAAGCTACCCTGGTCCTGGCTGTATTGATAAGAGAAAGGCCCCACCTGTTTATGGATATTGTTCAACCACCAATGTGAATTCTAAGGGAGAAGCTAAATTATCCCAAAAAGGAATGGGTGTTGCTAAGAGCTCATTACCAGCTTCAGGAATTGACTGTTCAGCTTTTATTTCATTGGCCCTAGGCTCTCAAGGTTTAAAGGTCTCTAAAACGGATGATAAATTTAAAAGATATACAACAACAGGTTTTGCAGGAGCAGCACAGTCTTCTAAGAACTCATGTTTAAAGAGTCCAGTTTTTAGTGAAGAAAAATCTATTATCCCTGGAGATATTATAAACTACAGAGCAAGTCATGTGGTAATGATAGACGCTGTAGGAGAAGACCCTCTTGGCATTGATAAATTTTCTAAAACTTCAAACTGTGGTGCTATTACTATCGATGCATTTGATTTTACCTATATTCACAGTGGGTTGACTGGTGGAAATTACGGACCTTCTAGGGTTCATGTAAGTGCCCATAATGGATCATCAAGTACAATGTTTAATAATCTTGTACAGCTGGCAAGAAAGGCCTGTGCTAAGAAAGTAAAAGGAGAAAAAGAGCTAGGCTCTGCTTCAAAGCTACATTCTAGCAATGCGAGATTCGGACTTCTAAGGCATCAGTCTGATGATCCTCGTTGTAGAACTGATAAGAAAGTTAAAATTGAAGGTCAGTCTTGTATCGACCAATGTGTAGAGAAAGGTAGTTAAAATGAAAGTTAAAGTATTTCTTTTATTGTTTATTTTTTCGATTCCAGCTTTAGGATTGGTTTGTCCCGATGGAATTAGTAACGAAACGATAGCAAAGGAGCTTATTGCTGTTGAACTTTCTGGTGTTCGAGTGAGTGATATGGCCGAAAGTTACTGTCTAAAACAATCAGCTCACCCTCATATTTTAGTAACTCATGAAGAAGCTGTTGAAGAAGAGAAGTTTGCTAAGTACTTTGTAAAAACTGATGTTGAGATTGAAATCAAGTCGTTAAAAGAAATAGATAAGGATACTGCTACATTTAAAGTCGAATACGAGCTTCAAGGTAGTGATGAAAAAAATAAGCCTGTCAAAATAAAATCATCATTAACTTTTATGAAAAACTCGAATCCTATAGTTCAAAAAACTTATGGATGCGCATCTATTTTAGAACCACCACAAGAAATCACTCTTTATAAGAGATGTAAGAGATAAATTTTCAACGTCGCCAACTATGAAATTTCTTAACAAACTCTAGCAGTTTTTCCGGTTTTCTTTCACTTTTCCATGCGCCAGCAAGATACTTATTTGCTTCACCCATAGTCGGGTATGTGTGAATTGTTGAGAGAATTGTGTTAAGACCATAATTATTTTTCATCGCGCTGATAAACTCAACAAGTAAGTCACTTGCATGATTTCCAACTATGGTTGCACCAATTATTTTATCTGTTCCAGGTTTGGTTAAAACTTTAACAAAACCATGATCTTCACTATCTGCTATAGCTCTATCAAGATCATCAATCCCATACTTAGTTATCTCGTATTCTATTTCCTGGGCTTTGCAACTCTGTTCATTTTGACCAACTGTTGCGACTTCTGGATCAGTGTAAGTGGCCCAAGGAATAACACTATAGTCGACCTTAAACTTTTTAAATATTCCAAAGAGACCATTTACGGCACAATACCAAGCCTGATGTGCAGCAGTGTGAGTTAATTGATACGGACCCGTAACGTCTCCACAGGCGAAGATATTTGGATAGTTTGTTTGTAGATATTCATTAGTCTCGATAGTTCCGTTATCTCTCAATTTAAGAGCTAGGTTCTCTAGACCGAATCCACGAGTGTTTGGCTTTCTTCCTACTGCAATAAGAACTTTATCAAATTCAATGATAATATCTTCTCCGTCAATCTCACAGGTTAGCTGGTTTCCACTAAAGCTCTTCGCTCTATGGTTAATTAAGACATCTATACCTTCGTCTTCCAATTTTTTATGAATAAGAGTTGAGACATCAGGGTCTTCTTTCATCATTACTCTAGAAGACATTTCGACTATTGTTACTTTTGACCCTAGCCTAGAAAAGGATTGGGCTATTTCTAATCCAATTGGTCCTCCACCTAAGACAACAAATCTAGCCGGTAAATCTTCAAGATTCCATAAAGTATCAGATGTTAAAAAGTCAGTCGTTTCAATACCTGGAATTGGGGGAATAAAAGGACTTGCTCCCGTGGAAATAGTAATACTTTTAGTCGTTAGCACTTTTCCATTAACTTGCACTTCCCAAGGGGAGAGAATTTTTGCTTCACCTTGAATACAATCAACTCCTAATTTTGAATATCTCTCAATTGAATCATGGGGTTCAATTTTAGTAATGACACTTTTTACTCGATTCATAATTTCTTTAAAGTCGAAATCGATTGCAATGGAGCGGATACCAAACTCATTTGCACGTTTTGAGTAATGAATTACTTTGGCAGATTTTATTAGTGCTTTTGAAGGAACACAGCCAGTATTAAGGCAATCTCCTCCCATTTTATGCTTCTCTATAAGAGCAACTTTTGCATTAACTGTAGCGCCGATATACGAAGTCACAAGACCTCCTGCTCCAGCACCAATTGAGATCATATTGTAGTCATAGCTCTTAGGTCTTTTATGATTTTGATAGACTTTATTAGCTTTAATCTTACTTATGAGAGCTTTAGCAAGTAGAGGAATAAAAGCGAGAAGTGTGAATGAAAATATCAATGAAGGACTCAGTATTCCTTTTAGTGAATCTATTTTCGATAACTCAACTCCTGCGTTCACATAGACAATTGTTCCAAGTAACATTCCTATCTGAGAAACAAAGAAAAATGTGAGAATTCTTATCGGGGTTAGTCCCATTACTAAATTAATAAGAAAGAAAGGAAAAGCTGGAATAAGTCTTAGCGTAAAGAGATAGAACGCTCCATCTGTTTTTATTCCTTCATTAATAACTTTTAATTTCGTGGCGAACTTTTCTTGTACATAGTCCTTGAGAATAAATCTTGCCGCTAAGAAAGCTAAAGTGGCGCCTATTGTGCTAGCAAACGAAACTATAAGTGTACCCTTTACTAGACCAAAAATTGCTCCGCCTGCGAGGGTAATAATGGTTGCTCCTGGTAACGAAAGGGCCGTCGAAACTATGTAGATACTCATGTAGATGAGAATCATTTTTGAAGGGTTTTCTTTATTAAAATTTACTAGATCTGATAAATTTGATTTTAAATAATCTAAACTAAGGTAATTAGTAACGTCAAACTTCCATGCAACGATAAATAGAATAATGATAACTAGGACGAGAGTCCCTTTTTTTAAAATAGGTTTCATGAATATCCCTTAAGATTATTTACTAACTAATAGTTTAATGATTTAGAGTCATGTTACAATCATTTCTTCTTAGGAATATGAATTAGTGATACGGAGTTCATGCAGTATCTTAATCCTGTAGGGTCTGGACCATCTTCAAATACATGACCTAAGTGAGCGTCACATCTAGAACAAACTATTTCAACTCTTTTCATGCCAAATTTCGTGTCAACATTTTGATTTACTGCGGACTTATTAATGACATCCCAAAAACTCGGCCAACCCGTTCCAGATTTATACTTCGTCGAAGCGTCAAAGAGGTGCTGTCCGCAATTAGAGCAGATATAAATACCATCTTCTTTATTATCCCAGTATTTTCCTGTGAAAGATCTCTCTGTTCCGGCCTCTCTAGTTACAGTGTATTGAAGGGGAGAGAGAACACTTTTCCAATATGCTTTATCTTTTGATTTCCAATCAACTTTGTCTGAGTCAATTTTCGAAAGATGACTTGCTTCATAATCAAAGCCTTCATTTGCAGCAGATTTCTTGAATAGGCTAAACATTGTTCCTCCAGCTAGGCATAAGGCAATAATAATATAAGAAAGCTTTTTCATAATAACTCCGTGATCTCTACTATAAGTGTAGATTGTTATTAAAATGTGACAAGCTTTTAGTCTACTATGTCTAATATACTGTTTTTATTGATCAGTTCTTAGACAACCTTTTTTTCTTATAAACTTTTATTCCGATCATAAGTATAGCGGAGAAGGCCAAAAGACCAACGACACCATAAATCATAGAGACCATATCTTGCAGGATAATTAAGAAAACAATTGCAAATAGAAAGATAGTTGCTACTTCGTTCCAAATTCTTAGACCATTAGACGACCAAGAGTATGAGTCATTTTGTAATGCTTTAAAAATAAGATGACACTTAAAGTGATAAAAATAGAGAAATATAACAAAGATGATCTTTGCTATCATAAATGGGTGATCAGTTAGAGGCATATAAATATGTAGTAAGCTAGGGCCTAAGATTAACGTTACAATTGCTGAAGGCCAAGTAATTCCATACCAAAGTCGCCTAGACATTATCTTAAATTGGTCGGTAAGAATTGTTTTCTTTGGTTCTTCTAATTCGCTACTTTCTGTTTGATAAATAAATAAACGAACGATGTAAAAAAGCCCCGCAAACCAAGTTACAATAAAAATAATATGTAGAGCTTTTAAGTATGGAAATGATGACATTTTTATTCCTAGATCAATAGTTTAAATAAATATATCATTTCTCTGACAGAAAAAAGAGTCTCATTTTAGGAAAATCATGAAAAAAACCTTTTATATATTCAGGCATGGGCAAACAGATTGGAATAAGGAAAGAAAAGTTCAAGGCCAGACCGATATTGAGCTAAATGAACTGGGTCAAGAGCAGGCTCAAGAACTAAAATGTTTCTTTGATAGCTTTGATATTGATATATGTTATAGCTCTGATTTGAGTAGGGCCTATAGAACTGCTGAGATTGCTTTTAGTGGTAAAGGGGTTTCAATTTTTAAGAGTATTAATTTGAGAGAAGCCAACTTTGGACAAGTTGAAGGAATGACTAGAGAGAATCTGATTGCAATCTATAATGAAAACTTTTGGGAAGTTAATGAGCAATCAGATGAGTCCTTGAACTTTTGTTATCCTGGAGGTGAAACTAGAAGGGAGCTTAGGGACCGACTGGTTAAATTCATTGAGAATCTAAGAGACTCTGCTACAGAGAGAAATATTGCAATAAGTACTCATGGTGGAGCGTTGAGAATTTTACTCCATCATTTTCTTCCTAAGGACGCAACTCCTTTGCCTATACCTAATTGCGTTGTCTATAAACTAACCTTTGATGGGGATTCGGCCCTTATTGAAGGACCTTTAAATAATAATTGAAATTAAAACAACTAAAAATATAATTGCAACGATATTGAAAAAGAATCCATTCTTTATCATAGTTCCTATTTTTACTTCTCCACTGCCATAAACAATAGCATTAGGAGGAGTTGCGACAGGAAGCATGAAGGCCATATTACAGCTTGTACTAACAGCAAGTACAAGGGCAAGAACCGACATATTCACTGTACTGGCAGAGGCAATAACAATTGGAATTAGAATATTCGCTGCCGCTGTGTTTGAGGCAACTTCAGTCATGAATATTGTAAAAGTAATCAATGCTAGTAAGAG
The window above is part of the Halobacteriovorax sp. HLS genome. Proteins encoded here:
- a CDS encoding GTP-binding protein TypA — encoded protein: MSNLKNIAVVAHVDHGKTTLVDELLKQSGTFGEREKVAERVMDSGDIEKERGITITAKNCAFDYKGFRVNLLDTPGHADFGGEVERSLMMVDGVLLLVDAAEGPLPQTRFVLSKALARGIKIGVVINKIDRPDERIEEVKSEIEDLFLEMADQLGLEDYDLDIPIIYSSAKEGWATLDPAEKRSDMFPILDFIVSDFYPQPQVEEGEDLRLLVTNLSYSEYLGPLFVGRIGRGVITKNQNFVRCDRDAKNKTFKVSSIQVYDKIGFKEVDSASAGEIVIVAGSAESEIGDTICSTKDIAPLERIEVEPPTVSVNCSVNTSPGSGKEGEYLTSRKLEELLQEACRLNVALKYEHTDDPKVLKLKGRGELQLAIVFEEIRRKGFELMISRPEVLFSTDENGAKTEPYENVVLDIPSDCTGPITEKLSIRKGIMGNMMPIGEDRTRVEFRIPSRGLIGYRSTFLTDTRGEGLMSSEYLGYGEYAGIMLARQNGAIISDRAGKITPYALFNLLNNGKMFVEPGDMCYEGMVIGEHTRVNDTNVNCVREKHLSSMRTAGKDVNIVLPPVPAKTLEWAMDWIDEDEWVEVTPLNIRIRKKELATNKRKVVRGEKK
- a CDS encoding ATP-binding cassette domain-containing protein; the encoded protein is MIQLNNISKSFGGQNLYEDISFTLGSKERVGLVGRNGSGKSTLFKIITGEMAYEGGSVNIPKNYKIGYLSQHLKFEKNTVLEECIQSLSEEERFDHYKAEKILSGLGFSQEEMQENPLKFSGGYQIRINLTKCLLENPNLLLLDEPTNYLDIMSLRWLRSFLKSFEGEVILITHDRDFMDDTVTHTMGLTRGRLKKIKGDTVKFYEQLLEEDMLYEQTRSNQEKKKKELMAFVDKFRAKASKATQAQSRLKQLEKMGSMNELAKEGSMALSFRHIPCPGKTICTVKDVSFGYEEENLFSGVNFEIKRNDCIGIIGKNGKGKSTLLNVITGELKARTGEIQYHPSASIGHFGQTNIKRLSENNTIVAEVTATNPELTNTEVRKICGSMMFEGDLADKKISVLSGGERSRVMLGKIIAHKSNILFLDEPTNHLDMESVEILCEKLEEFPGAIVLVTHNEMLLRRLANRLVVFRNSQAQLFEQGYDEFLDKIGWDEDELSESQGENVAPSKKNKKEDKRLRAELIQQRSRATKELKKKMDKLEEGIFSKEEKAEELNEQLISASTSGDGKLINDISQKLGVLQKVLDMEYHELSLVSDEFHGILDEFEQKLSFLDH
- a CDS encoding response regulator, whose protein sequence is MNNDQEKILLSFAESFSLTPREGEIVGQLLLQMTSTKQISDSLGISTSTVRNHFESIFRKTGCENKCEVAVLLYKQLLTKVQDFKPFGRSPKVIVVDDNEVMCELLATSLEPYGINITAVTESEKVLELLEVDRYDCIISDIRMPSMDGVELLERIRKTHPIWPFVILISGHHDYDMDDLLNHGAVAFVQKPFKVDELYSLISAYYIDDLVERNRAMLMDKDVLYDFSENTIDLSQVSVGAGGIFISFDNSPELRSSVVGNVYDFSLKVSDQINAVQVAAEIVWKKEENIDTPGVGIRFLTMTPQIDSYIKKHISKNKIQSFIPNN
- the lpdA gene encoding dihydrolipoyl dehydrogenase codes for the protein MKPILKKGTLVLVIIILFIVAWKFDVTNYLSLDYLKSNLSDLVNFNKENPSKMILIYMSIYIVSTALSLPGATIITLAGGAIFGLVKGTLIVSFASTIGATLAFLAARFILKDYVQEKFATKLKVINEGIKTDGAFYLFTLRLIPAFPFFLINLVMGLTPIRILTFFFVSQIGMLLGTIVYVNAGVELSKIDSLKGILSPSLIFSFTLLAFIPLLAKALISKIKANKVYQNHKRPKSYDYNMISIGAGAGGLVTSYIGATVNAKVALIEKHKMGGDCLNTGCVPSKALIKSAKVIHYSKRANEFGIRSIAIDFDFKEIMNRVKSVITKIEPHDSIERYSKLGVDCIQGEAKILSPWEVQVNGKVLTTKSITISTGASPFIPPIPGIETTDFLTSDTLWNLEDLPARFVVLGGGPIGLEIAQSFSRLGSKVTIVEMSSRVMMKEDPDVSTLIHKKLEDEGIDVLINHRAKSFSGNQLTCEIDGEDIIIEFDKVLIAVGRKPNTRGFGLENLALKLRDNGTIETNEYLQTNYPNIFACGDVTGPYQLTHTAAHQAWYCAVNGLFGIFKKFKVDYSVIPWATYTDPEVATVGQNEQSCKAQEIEYEITKYGIDDLDRAIADSEDHGFVKVLTKPGTDKIIGATIVGNHASDLLVEFISAMKNNYGLNTILSTIHTYPTMGEANKYLAGAWKSERKPEKLLEFVKKFHSWRR
- the msrB gene encoding peptide-methionine (R)-S-oxide reductase MsrB produces the protein MFSLFKKSAANEGFDYEASHLSKIDSDKVDWKSKDKAYWKSVLSPLQYTVTREAGTERSFTGKYWDNKEDGIYICSNCGQHLFDASTKYKSGTGWPSFWDVINKSAVNQNVDTKFGMKRVEIVCSRCDAHLGHVFEDGPDPTGLRYCMNSVSLIHIPKKK
- a CDS encoding CopD family protein, which translates into the protein MSSFPYLKALHIIFIVTWFAGLFYIVRLFIYQTESSELEEPKKTILTDQFKIMSRRLWYGITWPSAIVTLILGPSLLHIYMPLTDHPFMIAKIIFVIFLYFYHFKCHLIFKALQNDSYSWSSNGLRIWNEVATIFLFAIVFLIILQDMVSMIYGVVGLLAFSAILMIGIKVYKKKRLSKN
- a CDS encoding histidine phosphatase family protein, whose product is MKKTFYIFRHGQTDWNKERKVQGQTDIELNELGQEQAQELKCFFDSFDIDICYSSDLSRAYRTAEIAFSGKGVSIFKSINLREANFGQVEGMTRENLIAIYNENFWEVNEQSDESLNFCYPGGETRRELRDRLVKFIENLRDSATERNIAISTHGGALRILLHHFLPKDATPLPIPNCVVYKLTFDGDSALIEGPLNNN